A single window of Actinomycetota bacterium DNA harbors:
- a CDS encoding cupin, with amino-acid sequence MAGVEHRDFSTPDETRTPDKTTVELVNLAGGQIGRYTFQPGWRWSECIKPVVGTDSCQVEHIGYCLSGQIHVTHDDGTETDVVGGEVYRIGPGHDAWVVGNEPMVSVEFQGAANYAKPR; translated from the coding sequence ATGGCAGGCGTCGAGCACCGAGACTTCAGCACTCCCGACGAGACCCGCACTCCCGACAAGACAACCGTCGAGCTCGTCAACCTCGCCGGCGGCCAGATCGGCCGCTACACCTTCCAGCCGGGCTGGAGATGGTCCGAGTGCATCAAGCCAGTCGTCGGCACCGACAGCTGCCAAGTCGAACACATCGGCTACTGCCTTTCGGGCCAGATCCATGTCACGCATGACGACGGCACAGAGACCGACGTCGTCGGCGGCGAGGTGTACCGCATCGGCCCCGGTCACGATGCGTGGGTCGTGGGCAACGAGCCGATGGTGTCGGTCGAGTTCCAGGGTGCGGCCAACTACGCCAAGCCGCGCTGA